The Thermococcus henrietii genome segment TATGAGGTAAATTCCAACGGCGACGACCGCGTCTCCTCCGAAGAATGCCCCCACGAGGAAGCTTATGACGGCGAGCCTGGCGGAGCAGGGGATGAAGGGGTTGACGAACATCGTCACGAGCCTGTCGCGCTCCTCGTCGAGCGTCCTCGTGGCCATCACAGCGGGAACGTTGCAGCCGAGGCCGAGGATTAGGGGTATTATCGCCTTGCCCGGCAGGCCGAACTTCCGCATTATCCCCTCCATCAGCACCGCTACCCTCGCCATGTAGCCGAGGTCTTCCAGGAAGGAAAGCGCGAGGAACAGGAGGAAGACGAGCGGGAAGAAGCTCAAGACGGAGCCGACACCGCTGATGATACCGTGCACCAAGAGCCCCCTCAGGGTTTCACTCGATATATGGGGTGCAAGCCACTCACCGAACCGCGTGAACGCCTCGTCTAGGAGGCCCTGGAGCGGCATCCCAAAGGTGAAGACGAACTTGAAGACGAGGTAGAAGACGAAGGCCATCGCCAAGAAGCCGTAAACGGGGTGGACGAGGATTCTGTCGAGCTGGTCGGTGAGCGTCTCCCGGGCCTTCCCGTAGCTCATGAACTCATGGGTAAGGCCGTCTATGAACTCGTACTTCTGGCCGGCTATAATCAGGTCCATCGCCCGCCCGTAGCACTCCTCGGCCTCGCCTATGTGGGTCATTATTTCGTTGAGCTTCTCCTCGCCGAGGTACCTCAGAACGAGCTTCATGACCTCGTCGTCGCGCTGGAGGAGCTTTATCGCCAGCCAGCGGAGCGGGTAGCGGCCGGCCAGCTTGGTTCCCTCGAGGCACTTGGAAATGTGCTCGATTTCCCTCTCGACGGCCTCGTCGTAGCGCGGTAGAACGGGGTTCGTCTTTATCCTCCCGTGCGCCATCTCCCATACCTTCTCCTTGAGCTCCTCGATTCCTGCCCCTTCCTTGGCGCTGAGCGGAACAACTGGAACGCCGAGGGCCCTGGACATCTTCACGGGGTCTATCTTGATTCCCTTCTTCTCGGCCAAATCGAGCTTGTTGAGGGCGATGATTACGTTCTTCAACCCCATCTCGAAGATTTCCATCGTGAGGTAGAGGTTCCTGAGAATCGAGGTTGCGTCGACGACGTTAACAACCACATCGGGGTTTCCGTTTAGGAGGAAGTTCCTCGCCACGAGCTCGTCAACTGAATGGGCGGTGAGGGAATAGGTTCCGGGCAAATCAACGACGAGAAAGCGCTCACCTTTATACTCAAAAACGCCCTCCTTCTTCTCGACGGTAACGCCGGGCCAGTTGCCAACGTGCTGGCGCATACCGGTTAGGGCGTTGAATATCGTCGTCTTTCCAACGTTGGGATTGCCGGCTAGGGCGACCACCCTCATCGCCATGCTATCACCTCAGAGTTTTCTCACCAGCACCCTTGAGGCCATACCCTTTCCAAGCGCTAACCTCGTTCCGCCGGCCTCGACTATAACCGGCCCCCTTGGGTAGTTCTCGAGGACCCTAACAATCGCCCCTGGAGCCAGCCCCATCGCGTAGAGCCTGCTCCTGAAGTTAGGCCCTCCCCGCAGGTCAACCACAACCCCTCTCTCGCCAGGAGCGAGTGACAGTAAGGGCACAATCATGTTCATCACCGTTAGGTTTTCCTAATTCCACTTGAGGTTGGCGAATCCCTTAATAAATCTTTGGTGAGCCTAACAAAACTCAGCGGTTCGAATCCAAATCACTGAGGTTGGAAAACCGTCCCCAAAGGTGAGCCCCGTTGCAAAGGTATTTATAGGAGCTTCAATAGAGAAGGATGGAGGTGTATTACCATGGGTGAGGAGATTAGAAAAACGTCCCTCGGGATGGATGAGAACGTGGAGGGACTGCTCGCGTATCTGCTATGGTGGTTAACTGGAATAATCCTGCTGTTGCTGGAGAAAGAGAGCTACTTCGTCCGCTTCCATGCGATGCAGTCAACTGTGATGTTCCTGTTCTTCACGGTGGCGATTAAAGTTTTCGAGTTCATACCTATCATTGGAGGACTCATTGCATACCTGCTATCACTCATTGCCATCATAGCCTGGATTGTGGGCATGGTTAAGGCTTACCAAGGCGAACTCTACAAGTTCCCGGTTTTCGGCGACCTCGCCGAGCAGTGGGTTGAGAAGGTCAACATCTAAGGCTCAGGTTTTTAAGCCCCGTCCTTTACGTTTTTTCATGCTCAAGGATGTTGTTAAGGAAATCCGGGAGTTCTCCATGGCGTCTGGCGTTCACCGCAAGAAGATTCTCGTCCTCTTCTCTGGGGGAAAGGACAGCTCGCTCGTTCTCTACCTGCTCAAGAAAGCGGGCCTCGACGTTTCCGCTTTGACGTTCTTCCACCGCTGGAGCTGGCGCGAGACCCTTAACTGGGCGATGCACTTCACGAAGAACCTCGGCGTTGAACATTATCTGGTTGACATCACGGACGGCCTTCTCCGTGAGGCTACCGGCAGGAAGGGCCCGGTCTGCATAAACTGCAAGAAGATCATGCTATGGAACGCCAAGTGGTTCGCCCTCAACAACGGCTTTGACGTCTTAGCAAAGGGCGACAACGCCAACGATAAGATAATCGGGGCCCTCCTCGACCAGTGTAAGACAGACATAAGGCTCTGCGAGATTCCAAGGATGGGTGTTCCCTTCTTCAGGCCCCTAATCAAGTACCCGGCAGACGTCGTCGAACGGCTCGCGGAGAAAGCTGGTATAAAGCCCTACCGCATGTACGAGCACGCGAGGAGGAGGCAGTGGCGCGAGGGCTGTCCGTTGCAGTACATAGACCGCGAGGAAATCGTCACGGAGGAGCTGATGGACCTGGCTTACAGGGTGAACTACGAGGTCAGCAGAATCGCGAGGAGGCGGAGGGTCAGGGTAAGCGTCCGCGTGCCGAGCTTCGAGATAATGGCCTGGAACGCCGACGGAGAGACACTCGAAGAAGTTAAAAAGGTTATCGAAAAGTTCAAACGGTGATGAGAATGGACTCGAAGTGGCTCTGCTACCCTCACCTCTGCGCGGCGAGCGACGTTGGGGCGAGGAAGAACAACGAGGACGGGTTCACCATCGGGAAGCTCCCCTACGGTCACTACATCGGGATAGCAGATGGTCTCGGGGGACACGCGGCGGGAGAAGTGGCTTCGGCGATTGCCCTTGAGACGGCCCGGGAGGTCGTCCTGAGCGAGTACGAGGACGGAATGGACGGGACGATGCTACGGGTTCTCCTCAGGAAGTCCCACGAGCTCGCGAACTCCGCCGTTCTGGAGGAGGCCATTGGAGAGAGGGCCGGAATGGGAACGACGCTTCTCACCGCCGTTGTCAGGGGAAGGGAGGTTTTCCTCGCCAACACCGGCGACAGCAGGGCCCAGCTGATAAGGAATGGAAAAGTGCTGGCCCAGACGCGCGACCACAACCTCTTGAGGGAGCTCCTCGACAGGGGGGAACTGACCGAAGAGGAGGCATGGGGCCATCCAGCGTCCAGCAGGCTCACCCACGTCATCGGCGCCAGTGGGAGGCGCTTCGCCGTGGATTTCTACCGCTGGGAAGCCCGGCCCGGCGACTGGCTTCTCTTGAGCACCGACGGTCTTCACGACTACGTGAAACCTAAGAGAATCCTTGAAATTCTGAGCGAGAACAACGAACCCCGCGAGGCGGTTAAGGCACTGCTCAACGAGGCCCTCGGCGTCACCCACGACAACGTTACGATAATCCTCTACCGGTGGTTCTGATGCTCCCGCCCGGAAAGCTCCGAAACGACGTCCTGCGGGAGGTAATCTTCCAGAACCTAGGCATCGAGGACGCCAAGGTAATCCACGGGCCGAAAGAAGGCTTTGACTCGGCGGTTCTCGAGTACGACGACGAGAACTACCTCGTAATAGCCACTGACCCAACGCTCGGCGTTCCCGCTGAAACCTTCGGCTTCTTCACCTACCATTTTGCCTCAAGCGACGTTGCCGTCTTCGGGGCGAGGCCGAGGTGGCTCGTGGTTGATTTTCTCCTCCCGCCGGGGACAACGAAGGGGTTTCTCCGAAAAGCAATGGAGGACCTCAACCGGGAGTGCGAGCGGTATAAAACGGCGGTAATCGGCGGGCACACCGGAGTTTACCCCTCGATTTCCGAGCCAACCGCAACCACAACGGCGATGGGGCTCGTGAGGAAGGAGGAGCTCAAGCTTCCCCTCGCGAGGCCGGGAGATAGAATAATCGTTACGAACAAAGTCGCCCTTGAGTTCGCGGTTTCCTCCGCCTACTTCCAGGCTGAAGAGCTGAGGAAGGTCTTAACCCCCTGGCAAATCGCCGAACTCCGCTCGCTCTATCGGCTCGAGACTGTTCTTCCAGATGCTCTGATAGCGAAGTCCTTCGTCAGGGGAATGCACGACGCGACGGAAGGTGGTTTAACGGCGCTCCACGAGATTGCCGACAACTCTGGAGTTGGCTTCAGGATCTACGCCGAGAGACTTCAGCTTAACCCCCTCGTGAAGAGGGTTCTCGATTTCTATAAGCTGGAACCCTGGGGCGTCTCCTCAAGCGGAACGCTGATAACAATAACGCCTCCGGAGAACTCTGGTTCCCTGATTACGGAATTGAATAAGAATGGAATTAAGGCCTTCGAGCTTGGCGAGTTCACGGAGGAGAAAGAGAGGGTTCTCATAGCGGATAGCGAGGAAAGACCATTCCCGGAGTTCGAGGGCGACCCCTACGCGGAGCTCTATGGCAAACGATAAATAGAGGGAAGGTGCAGTATCACCCATGAGCTCGGAGCTTATCCGCGATGTGATTTTGAGGGTATCACGCGAACTGGGTCTTGAAGTTGACGAGATAATCCTCTTCGGCTCACGAGTCAGGGGGGGATTTTAGAGCCAACAGCGACTGGGACGTTTTGGTTGTTCTGTCAGAGCCCGTAGAACGGAAAATGGAACTCGAAGCCTACAAACGAATGCACAGGGAGCTTCTGTTGAAGAGAATCAAGGCGGATATCCTCTTCATCTCAAGGAACGAGCTGGAGAAGGTCAAAGACGATACCGGCTTCATCTACTACTACGCCCTCAGGGAGGGTGTGAAAATTTGAGCTTCAGAGAGTGGCTCCAGAAGGCTGAGAAAGACCTCATGCTGGCCAAGAACAGCCTTTCCCTCGAATTCTACGATTATGCAACTTTTCACCCCAGCAGTGTGCAGAGAAAGCTCTAAAAGCGTTTTTAGTATCGAGAGGAAGGCCCATCAAGCGAACCCACGATATTGGAGAGCTCATACTCCTGTGCGCTGAAGTAGATTCGGAATTCCTAAAGCTCTTCGATGATGATGTTGATGTTCTAACCGCCTACGCCGTTGAGGCGAGGTATCCAACCCTCCACGAGCCGGATAAAGAAGAGGCAGAGAACGCGATAAAGCTCGCCGAACTCACTCTCTCATTCGTGCGCTCCAGGCTCACTTCACCCTGAACCTCAGCAGGGCCGCGAGGCCACCAAGGGCCTTCAGCTTTTCACCGCCTTCGTGCTCAGAGCTGACGATGACAGCTTCACCCCTTGAATACCTCACGGCGTCCATGAGTTCCTCGACCTTCTCCCTGTGCTCGCCCTTCAAAAGCTCGTCGAGGACCAAAAGCGTCTCAACGGCCCCGTAGTTCACCGCTTCCTCCACTTCCCTGAGGCCGTAGGTGGCCAACCCGGTGTTCCTCGCGATGTTCTCAAGGACCTTCTCAACGAGCTGGACTTCCTTGGCAACCCTGTTCTCATGGTAGACCCTGTCAACGGTTCCGCGCTTGATGACCTCGTAGATGCCCGTCCTTCCGGTTACGCTGGTGTCTTCGATGACGACCTTCTTCGCCAGCTCGGGGTAGTTTTCACGCAGGAACTTGTGGAAGTCCTCCTTGACGAAGCCCGGGCCAGCTACAATCGCCTTCTCGATTTTCTCCCTCCCCATGAGCTCGGCCATCGTCTTGGCCAAGTCGTGGAAGAACTTCTTTTCCTCGCTTTCTCTATCTGTGTTGTAGCGCTTCCCGCCGAGGTTCCGCCTTATGCTAGCGACCATCTCGACGCCGTACTCGCGGACTAGCGCTATGTCAGCCTCGCCCTCGTCTATCACCACAATCATGACCTTGGCCCTCTTCGAGGCCTCTATCGCCTCCTTAAGGCGCTCTATGTGGTGCTCCTTCCAGCGGGGCTTCTGGATTGTTACGACCGTTCCTTCTTCAATCGTTATCGTGTGGTACTTGCCGAGGGGAACATCTTCTCTGCTCGCGTAGACTATCGGCCCGGTAACGCGGACCTGGTTTGCGAACTTGTGAAAGTTTATCTTCTCAGCTTTGACGCCGAGATAGACAGGAATGACCTCGACCTTCTCGGCCCTCAGTGAGTCCGTCCTCTGGGCCTGCTTCCTAAGGGTCTTCGCGTAAACGACGTCGCCGGGGTCTATGACGTGGTAGAGGTGCCAAAGGTCGTCCAGCGTTTCGGCCTTTACCTTCACTATGCCCTCCTTGGGCTTCTCTTCGAGTATCTGCACCTTCTCACCCCTAACGAACTTGGAGGGAAGGATTTAAAGGTTACCAGCCCTCCTCGAAGCGGATTCCCTTCGACTCCATGAAGGCCTTCGCGCGCTCTATCTCCTCCTCGCTTTCACCGAAGAGGATTATCCCGATGTACTTCCCGAAGCCCTTCGGCGAGGAGTGGATTCTAACGTTAAAGCGCTCCAGCGTCTCGTTGAGTATCGGCGCGAGCTTGCTCTCGTCCGTTATCTCCGCCAAAAGCTTCCTCTGGACGAACTTCTTCTTCCCGAGCCTCGGGAGGACTTCCTTCTCGAGCATCGCCTTCATCTCGCGCGGCATTCCGGGGAGGACGAATATCTTAACACCCTCGTGCTCGATGTAGGCCCCCGGAGCGGCACCTTCGATGTTCTCCAGCGGTTCCGCGCCCTCCGGCAGGTAGGCCATCTTTCTTCTCGCCTCGTTTAACTCGGGGTCGTCTATGAGGCCCTTCTCGTAAAGCTCGCGGTAGAATGCCTTAATCCTCTCAAGGCACTCCTCGCAGAGGACGAGCTTCCTGCTGAGGGCCTCCGCAACCGCCAGCATCGTAACGTCGTCGTGGGTCGGCCCGAGACCGCCCGAAATCACGAGAACCTCGGGTTTTCTCCCGAGGATCTCTCTGAGGACGGTCTTTATCTCCTCCACGTCATCCCCTACAGTCGTCTTCCTCCTCACCCAGTAGCCCCTCTCGGTGAGCTTCTTCGCTATGAATGCGGAGTTGCTGTCAACGGTGTTGCCAGTCAAAAGCTCGTCGCCTACCGTCAGTACCTCCGCGAACATTCCCACCACCGGAGAAGTTTCAACTCCGGGGCTTATAACGCCAGCGGAATGCTTTTGCAGGAGAATGTCAAAACGACCCCTTTTCAAAGTGCTTTTCACCGCGGGTGAAAGCAACGCTTAAGTATTTTATCGCTGTAAAACTCCCGGTGGTTGCCATGGCCAGGGTTAAGGTCGGAATCAACGGCTACGGCACGATAGGAAAGCGTGTCGCTTACGCCGTCACGAAGCAGGACGATATGAAGCTCATCGGCGTAACCAAGACCAAGCCGGACTTTGAAGCCTACCGCGCGAGGGAACTGGGAATCCCCGTCTATTCTGCCAGCGAGGAGTTCCTTCCGCGCTTTGAAAAGGCGGGCTTCGAGGTCGCCGGAACGCTGGAGGACCTTCTCAACGAGGTTGACGTAATCGTTGACGCCACCCCCGGAGGAATGGGAGCGAAGAACAAGGCCCTCTACGAGAAGGCCGGCGTTAAAGCCGTCTTCCAGGGCGGTGAGAAGGCGAACGTTGCCGAGGTTTCGTTCGTGGCCCAGGCCAACTACGAGAAGGCCCTCGGCAAGGACTACGTCCGCGTCGTCTCCTGCAACACGACGGGTCTAACCAGGACGCTGAGCGCGATTCAGGAATACATCGACTACGTTTACGCGGTCATGATTAGAAGGGCGGCCGACCCCAACGACACGAAGCGCGGTCCCATAAACGCCATTACGCCGAGCGTTACCGTTCCTTCCCACCACGGTCCGGACGTCCAGACGGTTATACCGATTAACATCGAGACGAGTGCCTTCGTCGTTCCGACGACACTCATGCACGTTCACAGCGTAATGGTCGAGCTGAAGAAGCCGGTCGAGGCGAAGGACGTCGTGGATATCTTCGAGAACACCACGCGCGTTCTGCTCTTCGAGAAGGAGAAGGGTTTCGACAGCACCGCCCAGCTCATAGAGTTCGCCCGCGACCTGCACCGCGAGTGGAACAACCTCTACGAGATTGCCGTCTGGAAGGAGAGCATCAGCGTGAGAAGAAACAGGCTGTTCTACATTCAGGCCGTCCACCAGGAGAGCGACGTGGTGCCCGAGAACATCGACGCGATAAGGGCAATGTTCGAGCTGGCGGAGAAGTGGGGGAGCATAAGGAAGACGAACGAGAGCCTGGGAATTTTGAAGTGATTAAAGCTCCTCTGGGAGAACAACAACCCCTTTTCTTTTTGCCAAGTTTCTCAGCTTGACGTCGAAGGTAACGAGGCTTCCCTTCTCCAGGGCGTGGAGGAGAATTACCGCATCGTTGAAACGTGAGAGCGAGAGCTCTTCCCTCACCACTAAGTCCAGGGCGCTTTCGATTAGTCTGGGGTCTTCACTCAATCCCTTGAATCTCGGGTCCTCTGTGTACCCCTTCAGGGCTTCGAGGGCCTCTCTCGCTGAAAAACCGTTGTTTTTGAAGAACCACACGTACTCCTGCACGACTATCGCCGGAACGTACCACCTGTCGAGGGATTCGAGGGTTTCCTCAGCCTTTTTGTGGAACTCCGTGTCCTCGAAGGTGTCGTAGATGAGGACGTTAGTGTCTATGACCCCATGCATTCCCTCATGCCCTCCTCGATGGACTTCTCTATCTCCCCGAGCGTCACGTTCTTGCCGAGTTTCAGGCGCTTTCTTTCCCTTCTGAGCCTCCGAAGGACTATCCTGTCTCCCTCGATGCTGACTTCGAGAAGTTCACCCTCCCTTATGCCGAGGGCTTTCCTAATCTCGGCCGGAATCGTTATCTGGTAGTTCCGGGTTACTTTCGTGATGCTCATAGTAGGGCCACCTTAGTAGTAGGGTTGCTTTCCTACTATATTAAGGTTGTGTGAGTTATCAGGTAATTAAAGCAAAACAATAAGAGGTATACAATTCACCCAAGTTTCTTCCTCCGTTTTATCTCTTCAAGAGCCTTGTAGAAGTCCTCTTTTCTAACATGGAGTTCTTGAAAAACTCTCTTGGGTATCTGCTCCGCCTCGAAGTCAATCTTGCCCTCCTTGATGAGCCTTCTGAGCGCTATCATTGCTGCCTCTCTCACAAGAGCTGCTAGGTCAGCACCGACGAACCCATGAGTCTTTTCGGCAATCTCATCAAGCATTTTGTCTACCAGCTTGGCGCGTATCTCGGGGTAAAACTCGCGTTTGGATTTAAGAATTTCTTTCACTTCCTCCACGCTCTTCGCAGATTCGACGAGTTTAATTAGTTCCTTCACTTTCTTTGAATCGAAAGTGTTCATGCTCTTAAGTTCTTTGAGAACCTTGAGAACCTCCAAAACAGTGCCTCTGTCGTATTCAGGTTCTAGTGGCATTCCCCTCGTGTGTATTTGGAGTATCTCCTTCCTACCCCTCTTGTCCGGAGGCTTAAGCTCTATCACTTCTTCAAATTTCTCGTCTGTGAGAAGTTTCAAATTCTTTATCAATTCAAGGTTCGAGGTAGTTCCTATAACCCTAAATTGGTTGAACAGTAAGTTAACAGTTGCAACCACCATGTCTCTGTTGTCTGGGCTCAATAGGACTATGCTGTCAATGTCTTCAATAAGGACTAACTCACGGGCATCCTTAGAGAACTCTTTAACAATATCTATTGGAGATTCCTTTCTGAGAATCGAAACAAGTTCGTAAGGATTCGTTATAACAGCATTGGCTCCACTTTCATTGATAACTGCCCTGGCAAGTAAAGATTTGCCAGTCCCAGGCGGACCGTAGAGCAGGACACCCTTCGGGGGTTCGATTCCAAGCCTTTCGAAGAGCTCTGGGTGCTTGAGGGGAAGCTCGACCATCTCGCGAATCTTCTGAATCGCGTCGCTTAAGCCACCGATATCCTCATAGGTTATCCCTAAGACTGTTGTTTTGACATTTTCTTGAATTGGTTTCTCCCTGACTTCAAATTCTGTGAATTCAGCTATCTGAACTATACCAATGGGAGTTGTTGCTATGACTACAAATGTGAGTTCTTGGTCAGGAATTGTTATTTTAATGTAGTCTCCTCTGACGACGGGTCTGCCGACGAGTCTGCCGTGGAGCCACTCGACGAAGTCCCTTCCAAACCTAATCGGCTCGGTCGGGGCAACGATGACCTTTTTAGCCTCCTTAACGTCGGCCTTCCTAACCGTAACCTCGTCGCCGAGTCCGACGCCGGCGTTCTTCCTGATTGTTCCGTCCATTCTGATGATGTTGAGTCCCTCGTCCTCAGGATAAGCAGGCCAGACGACTGCGGCCGTGTTCTTGGTTCCGATAATCTCGACTATGTCGCCCGGCTGGACGTTGAGCTCGCGCATGGCGGTCCTGTCAATCCTGACGATTCCCCTACCAACGTCCCTCTGATAAGCGGACGCAACCTTACGCTTAATTTCGTTGCTCATTTTGCTCACCATAATTGAATAACCCTCAAAACTCTAAAATGTTTTGTAACCAACACGGGAATTAGATACTTAACCTCCTCCGCGCTCAGCCTGACAAGCAAATTCTTAAACACGATTGAGGCAATATTTGAGCTCGCCGATAAGTGAGAGAGCATAAGGAAAACGAACAGGAGTTTGGGGATTTTGAAGTGATTCGAGCTTATTGAAGGGGCTTTTTCTCTTTTTTCTGTGATTCTCAGCGGATGGTAT includes the following:
- a CDS encoding DUF7411 family protein codes for the protein MLKDVVKEIREFSMASGVHRKKILVLFSGGKDSSLVLYLLKKAGLDVSALTFFHRWSWRETLNWAMHFTKNLGVEHYLVDITDGLLREATGRKGPVCINCKKIMLWNAKWFALNNGFDVLAKGDNANDKIIGALLDQCKTDIRLCEIPRMGVPFFRPLIKYPADVVERLAEKAGIKPYRMYEHARRRQWREGCPLQYIDREEIVTEELMDLAYRVNYEVSRIARRRRVRVSVRVPSFEIMAWNADGETLEEVKKVIEKFKR
- a CDS encoding AIR synthase family protein, with protein sequence MLPPGKLRNDVLREVIFQNLGIEDAKVIHGPKEGFDSAVLEYDDENYLVIATDPTLGVPAETFGFFTYHFASSDVAVFGARPRWLVVDFLLPPGTTKGFLRKAMEDLNRECERYKTAVIGGHTGVYPSISEPTATTTAMGLVRKEELKLPLARPGDRIIVTNKVALEFAVSSAYFQAEELRKVLTPWQIAELRSLYRLETVLPDALIAKSFVRGMHDATEGGLTALHEIADNSGVGFRIYAERLQLNPLVKRVLDFYKLEPWGVSSSGTLITITPPENSGSLITELNKNGIKAFELGEFTEEKERVLIADSEERPFPEFEGDPYAELYGKR
- a CDS encoding DUF4870 domain-containing protein translates to MGEEIRKTSLGMDENVEGLLAYLLWWLTGIILLLLEKESYFVRFHAMQSTVMFLFFTVAIKVFEFIPIIGGLIAYLLSLIAIIAWIVGMVKAYQGELYKFPVFGDLAEQWVEKVNI
- a CDS encoding FeoA family protein, giving the protein MIVPLLSLAPGERGVVVDLRGGPNFRSRLYAMGLAPGAIVRVLENYPRGPVIVEAGGTRLALGKGMASRVLVRKL
- a CDS encoding mRNA surveillance protein pelota, which produces MQILEEKPKEGIVKVKAETLDDLWHLYHVIDPGDVVYAKTLRKQAQRTDSLRAEKVEVIPVYLGVKAEKINFHKFANQVRVTGPIVYASREDVPLGKYHTITIEEGTVVTIQKPRWKEHHIERLKEAIEASKRAKVMIVVIDEGEADIALVREYGVEMVASIRRNLGGKRYNTDRESEEKKFFHDLAKTMAELMGREKIEKAIVAGPGFVKEDFHKFLRENYPELAKKVVIEDTSVTGRTGIYEVIKRGTVDRVYHENRVAKEVQLVEKVLENIARNTGLATYGLREVEEAVNYGAVETLLVLDELLKGEHREKVEELMDAVRYSRGEAVIVSSEHEGGEKLKALGGLAALLRFRVK
- a CDS encoding PIN domain-containing protein is translated as MHGVIDTNVLIYDTFEDTEFHKKAEETLESLDRWYVPAIVVQEYVWFFKNNGFSAREALEALKGYTEDPRFKGLSEDPRLIESALDLVVREELSLSRFNDAVILLHALEKGSLVTFDVKLRNLAKRKGVVVLPEEL
- the feoB gene encoding ferrous iron transport protein B, whose protein sequence is MAMRVVALAGNPNVGKTTIFNALTGMRQHVGNWPGVTVEKKEGVFEYKGERFLVVDLPGTYSLTAHSVDELVARNFLLNGNPDVVVNVVDATSILRNLYLTMEIFEMGLKNVIIALNKLDLAEKKGIKIDPVKMSRALGVPVVPLSAKEGAGIEELKEKVWEMAHGRIKTNPVLPRYDEAVEREIEHISKCLEGTKLAGRYPLRWLAIKLLQRDDEVMKLVLRYLGEEKLNEIMTHIGEAEECYGRAMDLIIAGQKYEFIDGLTHEFMSYGKARETLTDQLDRILVHPVYGFLAMAFVFYLVFKFVFTFGMPLQGLLDEAFTRFGEWLAPHISSETLRGLLVHGIISGVGSVLSFFPLVFLLFLALSFLEDLGYMARVAVLMEGIMRKFGLPGKAIIPLILGLGCNVPAVMATRTLDEERDRLVTMFVNPFIPCSARLAVISFLVGAFFGGDAVVAVGIYLIAVAVALLSAKLVSRFVSGEESPFVIELPEYIIPSGRSLLLHSWERSKEFVQKAGTVILVGSIAIWYLSNYPVPIGTGKSYAERLGHFVAPYLNLMGLDWKAGVSLIFGIIAKENVISTYSILYGGLTGEALKEAMMSSMSPLQGFVLAVVTTLYIPCVATIAAIRAESNWKWALAVTVYMITVASLLGILIWHVGTALGL
- a CDS encoding molybdopterin-binding protein — protein: MFAEVLTVGDELLTGNTVDSNSAFIAKKLTERGYWVRRKTTVGDDVEEIKTVLREILGRKPEVLVISGGLGPTHDDVTMLAVAEALSRKLVLCEECLERIKAFYRELYEKGLIDDPELNEARRKMAYLPEGAEPLENIEGAAPGAYIEHEGVKIFVLPGMPREMKAMLEKEVLPRLGKKKFVQRKLLAEITDESKLAPILNETLERFNVRIHSSPKGFGKYIGIILFGESEEEIERAKAFMESKGIRFEEGW
- a CDS encoding PP2C family protein-serine/threonine phosphatase is translated as MRMDSKWLCYPHLCAASDVGARKNNEDGFTIGKLPYGHYIGIADGLGGHAAGEVASAIALETAREVVLSEYEDGMDGTMLRVLLRKSHELANSAVLEEAIGERAGMGTTLLTAVVRGREVFLANTGDSRAQLIRNGKVLAQTRDHNLLRELLDRGELTEEEAWGHPASSRLTHVIGASGRRFAVDFYRWEARPGDWLLLSTDGLHDYVKPKRILEILSENNEPREAVKALLNEALGVTHDNVTIILYRWF
- a CDS encoding AbrB/MazE/SpoVT family DNA-binding domain-containing protein produces the protein MSITKVTRNYQITIPAEIRKALGIREGELLEVSIEGDRIVLRRLRRERKRLKLGKNVTLGEIEKSIEEGMRECMGS
- a CDS encoding phosphorylating glyceraldehyde-3-phosphate dehydrogenase, with amino-acid sequence MARVKVGINGYGTIGKRVAYAVTKQDDMKLIGVTKTKPDFEAYRARELGIPVYSASEEFLPRFEKAGFEVAGTLEDLLNEVDVIVDATPGGMGAKNKALYEKAGVKAVFQGGEKANVAEVSFVAQANYEKALGKDYVRVVSCNTTGLTRTLSAIQEYIDYVYAVMIRRAADPNDTKRGPINAITPSVTVPSHHGPDVQTVIPINIETSAFVVPTTLMHVHSVMVELKKPVEAKDVVDIFENTTRVLLFEKEKGFDSTAQLIEFARDLHREWNNLYEIAVWKESISVRRNRLFYIQAVHQESDVVPENIDAIRAMFELAEKWGSIRKTNESLGILK